The genomic stretch TCTGGTCATAGACGCGGGCCTGTCTGCGCAATCCGGCGGTGTCGATAAAGGTATATTTGCCCTCGCTGTTTTCCACAACAGAATCCAGTGTGTCGCGCGTTGTCCCGGCGGCATCGCTGACAATCGCCCGTTCTTCTCCGGCGAGGCGGTTGAGTAATGAGGATTTGCCTGTATTCGGCTTTCCGATGATCGCAACTTTAATTGAGTCGTCTTCCTGTTGCTCGTCATCCTGCGTTCCTAAATGCTCATAGACAGCGTCCAGCAAATCACCGGTGCCGTGCCCGTGTGTGCCCGAAACCGGATAGAGATCGCCGAGCCCAAGATTATAGAATTCATATAATTCGGTCGGCGCTGCGCCGATATAATCGCACTTACTGACGGCGAGCAGGATCGGTTTTCCGCTGATGCGCAGTTTTGCGGCAACGTCCTTATCGGCGGCAGTAACTCCCGCGGTCAGATCGGTCAGGAAAATAATCAGATCGGCGCGCTCAATGGCAATTTCGGCCTGGGTGCGCATTTGGAAAAACATATCGTCACTGTTGGCCATTTCGATTCCGCCGGTATCAACCAATAAAAACTTTTTGCCGCGCCACTCGCAGTCGGCATAAATACGGTCGCGGGTCACGCCCGGTGTATCCAACACAATTGAGACCCGTTTTCCGACGAGCTTGTTAAACAGTGTGGATTTTCCGACATTCGGGCGACCTACAATCGCCACCGTTTTTTTAGCCATTTTTTCCTCCGATTATGAATTGTCTCACCAA from Oscillospiraceae bacterium encodes the following:
- the der gene encoding ribosome biogenesis GTPase Der, with the protein product MAKKTVAIVGRPNVGKSTLFNKLVGKRVSIVLDTPGVTRDRIYADCEWRGKKFLLVDTGGIEMANSDDMFFQMRTQAEIAIERADLIIFLTDLTAGVTAADKDVAAKLRISGKPILLAVSKCDYIGAAPTELYEFYNLGLGDLYPVSGTHGHGTGDLLDAVYEHLGTQDDEQQEDDSIKVAIIGKPNTGKSSLLNRLAGEERAIVSDAAGTTRDTLDSVVENSEGKYTFIDTAGLRRQARVYDQIEKYSVLRCQMAVERADVCLIMIDATEGATEQDTKVAGLAHESGKGCIIVVNKWDIIEKDTYTMDKFRKDLDVAFAFMSYAPYVFISAKTGQRVDRLFELIKYVNDQNSMRISTGVLNDLLADATARVQPPTDKGRRLKIYYMTQASVRPPTFVCFCNNAELFHYSYQRYLENQIRATFGLEGTPVKMIIRERGDNP